One genomic segment of Tursiops truncatus isolate mTurTru1 chromosome 4, mTurTru1.mat.Y, whole genome shotgun sequence includes these proteins:
- the BCL6 gene encoding B-cell lymphoma 6 protein produces MASPADSCIQFTRHASDVLLNLNRLRSRDILTDVVIVVSREQFRAHKTVLMACSGLFYSIFTDQLKCNLSVINLDPEINPEGFCILLDFMYTSRLNLREGNIMAVMATAMYLQMEHVVDTCRKFIKASEAEMVPAIKPPREDFLNSRMLMPQDLMAYRGREVVENSLPLRNAPGCESRAFAPSLYNGLSTPPASYPMYGHLPVSSFLFSDEELRDARMPVANSFPKERTLPCDSARPVPSEYSRPAMELSPTVGHNNVYSPKEAALEEARSDMHYSVAEGPKPAAPSARSAPYFACDKAGKEEERPSSEDEIALHFEPPNAPLNRKGLVSPQSPQKSDCQPNSPTESCSSKNACILQTSGSPPAKSPTDPKACNWKKYKFIVLNSLNQNAKPEGPEQAELGRLSPRAYTAPAACQPPMEPETLDLQSPTKLSTSGEDSTIPQASRLNNIVNRSLTGSPRSSSESHSPLYLHAPKCTSCGSQSPQHAEMCLHATGPTFPEELGETQSEYSDSSCENGAFFCNECDCRFSEEASLKRHTLQTHSDKPYKCDRCQASFRYKGNLASHKTVHTGEKPYRCNICGAQFNRPANLKTHTRIHSGEKPYKCETCGARFVQVAHLRAHVLIHTGEKPYPCEICGTRFRHLQTLKSHLRIHTGEKPYHCEKCNLHFRHKSQLRLHLRQKHGAITNTKVQYRVSATDLPPELPKAC; encoded by the exons atggcCTCGCCGGCTGACAGCTGTATCCAGTTCACCCGCCACGCCAGTGACGTTCTTCTCAACCTTAATCGCCTCCGGAGCCGCGACATCTTGACGGATGTTGTCATAGTGGTGAGCCGGGAGCAGTTCCGAGCCCATAAGACGGTCCTCATGGCCTGCAG TGGCCTGTTCTACAGCATCTTCACAGACCAGCTGAAATGCAACCTCAGTGTGATCAACCTGGATCCTGAGATCAACCCGGAGGGGTTCTGCATCCTCCTGGACTTCATGTACACATCTCGGCTCAATCTGCGGGAGGGCAACATCATGGCCGTGATGGCCACAGCTATGTACCTGCAGATGGAGCATGTTGTGGACACTTGCCGGAAGTTCATCAAGGCCAG TGAAGCAGAGATGGTCCCTGCCATTAAGCCTCCCCGTGAAGACTTCCTGAACAGCCGGATGCTGATGCCCCAGGACCTCATGGCCTATCGGGGCCGGGAGGTGGTGGAGAACAGCCTGCCCCTGAGGAACGCCCCTGGGTGTGAGAGCAGAGCCTTCGCGCCCAGCCTGTACAATGGCCTGTCCACGCCGCCAGCCTCGTACCCCATGTATGGCCACCTTCCGGTCAGCAGCTTCCTCTTCTCCGACGAGGAGCTGCGGGATGCCCGGATGCCTGTGGCCAACTCCTTCCCCAAGGAGCGGACCCTCCCCTGCGACAGTGCCAGGCCAGTCCCCAGTGAGTACAGTCGGCCGGCCATGGAGCTCTCCCCCACTGTGGGCCACAACAACGTGTACTCACCCAAGGAGGCAGCCCTGGAGGAGGCGCGGAGTGATATGCACTACAGTGTGGCCGAGGGCCCCAAGCCTGCTGCCCCCTCGGCCCGGAGCGCCCCGTACTTCGCCTGTGACAAGGCCGGCAAAGAGGAAGAGAGGCCCTCGTCGGAGGATGAGATCGCCCTGCATTTCGAGCCGCCCAATGCACCCCTGAACCGGAAGGGTCTGGTGAGCCCGCAGAGCCCCCAGAAGTCCGACTGCCAACCCAACTCACCCACGGAGTCCTGCAGCAGCAAGAACGCCTGCATCCTCCAGACCTCCGGGTCCCCTCCGGCCAAAAGCCCCACTGACCCCAAAGCCTGCAATTGGAAGAAGTACAAGTTCATCGTGCTCAACAGCCTCAACCAGAATGCCAAACCAGAGGGGCCCGAGCAGGCCGAGCTGGGCCGCCTTTCCCCTCGAGCCTACACTGCCCCGGCGGCCTGCCAGCCGCCCATGGAGCCCGAGACCCTTGACCTCCAGTCCCCAACCAAGCTCAGCACCAGTGGCGAGGACTCCACCATCCCACAGGCCAGCAGGCTCAATAACATCGTCAACAG GTCACTGACCGGCTCCCCACGCAGCAGCAGTGAGAGCCACTCTCCGCTCTACCTGCACGCCCCCAAGTGCACGTCCTGTGGCTCTCAGTCCCCGCAGCACGCAGAGATGTGCCTCCACGCCACTGGTCCCACGTTCCCCGAGGAGCTGGGAGAGACCCAGTCTGAGTACTCAGATTCCAGCTGTG AGAACGGGGCCTTCTTCTGCAATGAGTGTGACTGCCGCTTTTCTGAGGAGGCCTCCCTCAAGAGGCATACGCTGCAGACCCACAGTGACAAACCCTACAAGTGTGACCGCTGCCAGGCCTCCTTTCGCTACAAGGGCAACCTCGCCAGCCACAAGACCGTCCACACGG GTGAGAAGCCCTATCGCTGTAACATCTGCGGGGCCCAGTTCAACCGGCCAGCCAACCTGAAAACCCACACCCGAATCCACTCCGGAGAGAAGCCCTACAAGTGCGAAACGTGCGGAGCCAGATTTGTCCAG GTGGCCCACCTCCGTGCCCACGTGCTCATCCACACTGGCGAGAAGCCCTATCCCTGTGAAATCTGTGGCACCCGTTTCCGGCACCTTCAGACTCTGAAGAGCCACCTGCGAATCCACACGGGAGAGAAACCTTACCAT TGTGAGAAATGTAACCTGCATTTCCGTCACAAAAGCCAGCTGCGTCTTCACTTGCGCCAGAAGCACGGTGCCATTACCAACACCAAGGTGCAATACCGTGTGTCCGCCACTGACCTGCCCCCGGAGCTCCCCAAAGCCTGCTGA